TTTCATTTATTGCAAGGCGGATTGCGCTGCGAGGGCATGGAGCGCTTCGCCGTCGATGCGCATGATGCGCCATTCGTTAAGCATGTGCGCTCCCATCTTCTCGTAGAAGTCGATCGCAGGCTGGTTCCAGTCGAGGACGTGCCATTGAAAGCGATCGCCGCGCTCAAGGGCGATGGAGGCGAGACGAGCAAAGAGAGCTTTGGCAATTCCCTTACGACGGAAGATGGGGCGGACGAATAGGTCTTCGAGGTGAATACCGGCGTTTCCTCGCCAGGTGGAGTAGAAGGGAAAATAGAGCGCCATTGCGGCGGGCTGACCATCCCACTCCG
This portion of the Edaphobacter sp. 4G125 genome encodes:
- a CDS encoding GNAT family N-acetyltransferase, translated to MSLLIREAIPDDVPEMLAFIRELAAYERQPDAAIATAADLLRDGFGPRPVFQCLIAEWDGQPAAMALYFPFYSTWRGNAGIHLEDLFVRPIFRRKGIAKALFARLASIALERGDRFQWHVLDWNQPAIDFYEKMGAHMLNEWRIMRIDGEALHALAAQSALQ